The proteins below come from a single Chelmon rostratus isolate fCheRos1 chromosome 12, fCheRos1.pri, whole genome shotgun sequence genomic window:
- the mppe1 gene encoding metallophosphoesterase 1: MPRFSVKWMVAALLILVVGGAFFFCEYLIYFPTILKCAWPKISHARGGEGIDGRPMDSAVRAMVLSDTHLLGAVGGHWFDKLRREWQMERAFQTALWLLRPEIVFILGDIFDEGKLSSQKHWEDDVRRFHRMFRHSTDTELVVLVGNHDIGFHYEMDWFKLQRFEKVFNASSTRIVTKKGVNFLLVNSVALHGDGCPICQSVEKELIKLSRDLNCSLQNSQAGGGVTDSCEGSQVYPPTPPIMLQHYPLYRVSDAGCTGLDAAPPKERHLLFREKYDVLSKEASQRLLQWFKPRLILSGHTHSGCEVLHDNKYPEISVPSFSWRNRNNPSFILASVSPGSYTLSKCFLPEESTVIGVYCSAGACLLLLFLAHCMWMKGLLQCLSLCLLGKHKSL; this comes from the exons atGCCGAGGTTCAGCGTCAAATGGATGGTCGCCGCGCTGCTGATTCTCGTGGTCGGCGGCGCCTTCTTCTTCTGCGAGTATCTCATTTACTTCCCCACCATCCTCAAGTGCGCCTGGCCGAAGATCAGCCATGCCCGGGGCGGAGAGGGCATCGACGGCCGGCCGATGGACTCCGCGGTCCGCGCCATGGTGCTGTCGGACACCCACCTCCTCGGAGCCGTCGGGGGACACTGGTTCGACAAGCTGAGGAG GGAATGGCAGATGGAGAGAGCTTTCCAGACCGCTCTCTGGCTGCTCAGGCCCGAAATAGTGTTTATTCTCGGGGATATCTTCGACGAAGGCAAGTTGAGCTCGCAGAAG CACTGGGAGGATGACGTGCGCCGCTTCCACAGGATGTTCAGACACTCCACTGACACAGAACTGGTCGTGCTGGTCGGAAATCACGACATCGGATTCCACTACGA GATGGACTGGTTCAAGCTGCAGCGCTTTGAGAAGGTCTTCAACGCCTCCTCCACCAGGATCGTCACCAAGAAGGGAGTCAA ttttCTGCTGGTGAACAGCGTGGCCCTGCACGGCGACGGCTGCCCCATCTGCCAGTCGGTGGAGAAGGAGCTGATCAAGCTCTCCAGAGACCTCAACTGTTCTCTTCAG AACTCGCAGGCCGGCGGCGGAGTGACGGACAGCTGCGAGGGCTCGCAGGTGTACCCTCCCACACCTCCCATCATGCTGCAG CACTATCCTCTGTACAGAGTGAGCGATGCCGGCTGCACAGGACTGGATGCTGCACCGCCTAAAGAGCGACACCTGCTGTTCAGAGAGAAGTATGATGTGTTGTCGAAGGAGGCCTCACAGAGG ctgctgcagtggtttaAGCCCCGCCTCATCCTCAGCGGACACACCCACAGCGGATGTGAGGTTCTCCATGACAACAAGTACCCAGAAATCAGCGTGCCGTCCTTCAGCTGGAGGAACAGGAACAACCCCAGCTTCATTCTG GCGTCGGTGTCACCCGGCAGCTACACTCTGTCCAAGTGCTTCCTGCCGGAGGAGAGCACGGTGATCGGCGTGTACTGCTCGGCCGGcgcctgcctgctgctgctgttcctggcTCACTGCATGTGGATGAAAGGCCTGCTGCAGTGCCTCAGCCTCTGCCTGCTGGGGAAGCACAAGTCGCTGTGA